In a genomic window of bacterium:
- a CDS encoding antibiotic biosynthesis monooxygenase: protein MVVRMWHGRVPTTKAKAYREFLNKRAIPDYQSTPGNISVHILEREDGEVTHFITMTFWENMNMIRGFAGEDVERAKYYPEDKDFLLEFEPTVVHYEVVGQSE from the coding sequence ATGGTCGTTCGGATGTGGCATGGACGCGTCCCTACAACTAAAGCGAAGGCTTACCGGGAGTTCTTGAACAAGCGAGCCATTCCTGACTATCAGTCGACACCGGGCAACATCAGCGTTCATATCCTGGAACGTGAGGATGGCGAGGTCACTCACTTCATTACGATGACGTTCTGGGAGAATATGAACATGATTCGTGGCTTTGCCGGTGAGGATGTTGAGCGCGCGAAATACTATCCAGAAGACAAGGACTTCCTTCTTGAATTCGAACCAACAGTCGTCCACTACGAAGTTGTTGGGCAATCTGAATAA
- a CDS encoding VOC family protein encodes MMRKTTRRSSFMPEGWHTVTPRIVARDANGLVEFLVHVFEAKGNYQEAAPSEMRIGDSIVMITEAGVRAPMTAFLYVYVKDTDATHQRAVDAGARSLERPSDTPYGDRRCMVVDKWGNTWQIATRSQF; translated from the coding sequence ATGATGAGGAAGACAACCAGACGTTCGTCATTCATGCCTGAAGGTTGGCACACTGTCACTCCGCGAATTGTCGCTAGAGATGCTAATGGGCTTGTCGAGTTTCTCGTACACGTGTTTGAGGCAAAGGGAAACTACCAAGAAGCAGCTCCCTCTGAGATGCGGATTGGCGACTCGATCGTGATGATTACTGAAGCCGGAGTTCGTGCCCCGATGACTGCTTTTCTATATGTGTATGTCAAAGATACGGACGCGACGCACCAGCGCGCAGTTGATGCCGGCGCGCGTTCGCTCGAAAGGCCATCTGATACGCCGTACGGTGACCGCCGCTGCATGGTCGTGGACAAGTGGGGAAACACCTGGC